From the Cryptomeria japonica chromosome 2, Sugi_1.0, whole genome shotgun sequence genome, one window contains:
- the LOC131036343 gene encoding rust resistance kinase Lr10 → MEMEGLDLHFFIPLLIISLSCLAPSSRACEEPLECGNRFFEYPFGRKNSGCGDPALQLDCDLNVKMPLIDINGYQYYIVEPQAYMKGDPDHHMRIVEKSMWGDTCNPVTGNHSTEFWSKPPFHISEEFMDLSLWGECGEGEENRELLSNISHTLECNKNWYYSFTSDLSLSTYCKSLVRLPIRKSDRSNSRVDRMIQKGFTIAWNFSKACEDCELRNMACIYDTSNPNLSHCESWSPVSSQAMIVAKIVTIGIGIGVWAFLLIALCHALVDWKTWFSSSSEDSNVSSVEKFLQIYVDQTPTRYSYSQLMKITNNFADKIGEGGFGVVYKGKLPSGILVAVKMVDQSRHGENQFMNEVATIGRLHHVHLVRLMGYCYEQHRNGLVYEYMANGSLEKLIFARREREHIINWAQLYSIAFGVARGIAYLHQDCDSRIIHFDIKPHNILLDEDFTPKIADFGLAKLCGKKDDHISMTAARGTPGYVAPEVWNRNLGLVTEKSDVYSFGMLLLEMVGGRKNIDVQVSRSSQLYFPEWAFKLMENGQLERTLTGSSKTGIECEKEKAVRMAKVGLWCIQYNSTDRPSMSRVVQMLEGNGDDVSNPPLPFNSSISAAPSIHSSEESSG, encoded by the exons ATGGAAATGGAAGGGTTGGACCTGCACTTCTTCATTCCTCTCTTGATAATATCATTATCATGCCTCGCCCCTTCATCTCGAGCTTGTGAAGAACCCCTCGAATGTGGGAATCGTTTCTTCGAATATCCCTTCGGAAGAAAGAACAGCGGCTGCGGTGACCCTGCGCTTCAGCTTGACTGTGATCTTAATGTGAAAATGcctttaattgacatcaatggctACCAATACTATATAGTGGAACCCCAAGCCTACATGAAAGGGGATCCCGACCATCACATGAGAATAGTTGAGAAAAGTATGTGGGGAGATACATGCAATCCGGTGACTGGTAACCATTCAACGGAATTCTGGTCTAAGCCTCCATTTCATATATCTGAAGAATTCATGGACTTAAGTCTATGGGGAGAGTGCGGTGAAGGTGAAGAGAACCGAGAGTTATTGTCCAATATATCTCATACTTTAGAATGTAATAAGAATTGGTACTATTCTTTCACTTCAGACCTGAGTTTGAGCACGTATTGTAAGTCCTTAGTACGGCTACCCATTAGAAAATCTGACAGAAGTAATTCACGGGTGGATCGAATGATACAGAAAGGGTTCACAATAGCGTGGAACTTCAGCAAAGCCTGTGAGGACTGCGAATTGAGGAACATGGCTTGTATCTACGACACCAGTAATCCCAACCTATCGCATTGTGAATCGTGGAGCCCTG TATCTTCCCAAGCCATGATCGTTGCCAAGATTGTTACGATAG GTATAGGCATTGGAGTATGGGCATTTTTGTTGATAGCATTATGCCATGCGCTCGTTGATTGGAAGACGTGGTTTTCCTCTTCCTCCGAGGACTCCAACGTTTCTAGTGTGGAGAAATTCCTGCAAATTTATGTTGATCAAACGCCAACTAGATATTCATATTCTCAACTCATGAAGATCACCAACAACTTTGCAGATAAAATTGGGGAAGGAGGTTTTGGTGTGgtttataaaggaaagctacctagCGGTATCCTGGTAGCTGTTAAAATGGTTGATCAGTCAAGGCACGGTGAGAATCAATTCATGAATGAAGTAGCAACCATCGGAAGGCTCCATCATGTTCATTTGGTTCGCCTGATGGGATACTGCTACGAACAACACAGAAATGGATTGGTGTATGAATACATGGCTAATGGATCTCTGGAGAAGCTTATATTTGCAAGAAGAGAGAGAGAACATATTATAAATTGGGCACAGCTGTATTCAATTGCTTTTGGTGTAGCTCGTGGAATAGCCTATTTGCACCAAGATTGTGACAGCCGTATCATTCATTTTGACATAAAACCCCACAACATATTACTGGATGAAGACTTCACACCAAAGATAGCTGATTTTGGTCTGGCTAAACTTTGTGGGAAGAAAGATGATCATATATCAATGACAGCCGCAAGAGGAACGCCAGGGTATGTTGCCCCGGAGGTGTGGAATAGAAATTTGGGGCTTGTAACAGAGAAATCAGATGTTTACAGCTTTGGAATGCTATTACTGGAAATGGTTGGAGGAAGGAAGAATATTGATGTGCAGGTAAGCCGATCTAGCCAATTGTATTTTCCAGAGTGGGCATTCAAGTTGATGGAGAATGGGCAGTTGGAGAGGACGTTGACAGGAAGTAGTAAAACGGGAATAGAATGTGAGAAGGAGAAAGCAGTAAGAATGGCAAAAGTAGGACTATGGTGCATTCAATACAATTCAACAGATAGACCAAGCATGAGCAGAGTGGTTCAAATGTTGGAAGGAAATGGTGACGATGTGAGTAATCCTCCCCTGCCTTTCAACTCTTCAATTAGCGCTGCACCTTCTATACATTCAAGTGAAGAATCTTCTGGCTAA